From the genome of Longimicrobiaceae bacterium, one region includes:
- a CDS encoding glycosyltransferase family 2 protein — MTLAAWILVAAPVLLVAYAYAGYPLLLALAGRFRRHLPVSSPPREWPRVSISLPAYNEEAQIRGAVESLLRLDYPADRRQIVIVSDASTDRTDEIVQEYADRGVELLRMPVRGGKTAGENAAATILTGEIVVNTDASIRIRPDALKPLVSRFADPAVGVASGRDMSVGRTGDDANAGESGYVGYEMSVRAMETAMGGIIGASGCFYAIRTHLHRVGLPSHLSRDFASALIARENGYRAVSVDEAVCFVPRTSSLRREYRRKVRTIARGMETLWYKRHLMNPFRHGVFAWMLLSHKVARWLVPWTVLAGAVGVALLAVDHVWARVALGAGAGIGALALAGWLWPESRPMPRVLAIPAFAVAGNVAAMYALVRALSPENGATWEPTRRDVVLSGS; from the coding sequence ATGACTCTGGCCGCCTGGATCCTGGTCGCCGCCCCGGTCCTCCTCGTCGCCTACGCGTACGCGGGATACCCGCTCCTGCTCGCGCTGGCCGGCCGCTTCCGCCGGCACCTTCCGGTCTCCTCCCCACCCCGGGAGTGGCCGAGGGTGAGCATCTCGCTCCCCGCGTACAACGAGGAGGCGCAGATCCGCGGGGCGGTCGAGAGCCTGCTCCGGCTCGACTACCCGGCCGACCGCAGGCAGATCGTGATCGTCTCGGACGCGTCCACCGACCGCACCGACGAGATCGTCCAGGAGTACGCCGACCGCGGAGTGGAACTGCTGCGGATGCCGGTGCGCGGCGGCAAGACCGCCGGCGAGAACGCCGCTGCCACGATTCTGACCGGCGAGATCGTCGTCAACACCGACGCCTCCATCCGGATCCGTCCCGACGCCCTCAAGCCGCTGGTCTCCCGCTTCGCGGACCCCGCGGTGGGGGTCGCCTCCGGGCGCGACATGAGCGTGGGGCGCACCGGCGACGACGCGAACGCCGGGGAGAGCGGATACGTGGGGTACGAGATGAGCGTCCGGGCAATGGAGACGGCCATGGGAGGGATCATCGGGGCATCGGGGTGCTTCTACGCCATCCGTACCCACCTCCACCGGGTCGGCCTCCCGAGTCACCTGAGCCGCGACTTCGCGTCCGCACTGATCGCCCGTGAGAACGGCTACCGCGCCGTATCGGTGGACGAGGCGGTATGCTTCGTCCCGCGTACCTCCTCGCTCCGGCGGGAGTACCGGCGCAAGGTGCGGACGATCGCCCGGGGGATGGAGACGCTCTGGTACAAGCGGCACCTCATGAACCCGTTTCGCCATGGGGTCTTCGCCTGGATGCTGCTTAGCCACAAGGTGGCGCGCTGGCTGGTCCCCTGGACGGTGCTGGCGGGGGCCGTCGGGGTGGCGCTCCTCGCGGTGGACCACGTGTGGGCGCGGGTGGCGCTCGGGGCGGGCGCCGGCATCGGTGCGCTGGCGCTGGCAGGATGGCTCTGGCCGGAGTCCCGGCCCATGCCCCGGGTGCTGGCGATCCCGGCGTTCGCGGTCGCCGGCAACGTCGCGGCCATGTACGCCCTGGTGCGGGCTCTCTCTCCGGAGAACGGCGCCACCTGGGAGCCGACCCGGCGCGACGTCGTTCTTTCCGGGAGCTGA